In the genome of Streptomyces sp. NBC_00433, the window GGGGCAGGCGACCGTGCGGGTGCAGGCGCCGTGGTAGCAGCCGCCGGAGGTGAGCGGGTCGGTGCTGGTGGTGTGGGAGATGTTGATGTACATCGGGAGGTTCGAGCCGTCGACCATGCTGACGTCGTAGAAGTCCATGCCGTCGAAGGCGTCGAAGGTGAATTCGCCAAGCGTGGTGGGGGTGACGGGGCCGCCGCAGGTGGTGGTGCAGTCGCCGGTCAGGCAGCGGCCCGAGGCGTCGCCGGTGCAGCCGGTGCGGCCCCATATGCGGCCGCCCCAGGAGTTGCCGACGAGCAGCGACGTGCTCGCGCCGGGGGCCAGTTCGCGGCCCTCGGGGTAGGCGGCGGTGCCGGTGGCCACGGCCCAGACCGTCTGCGGGGTGCGGTTGACGATGACGATGCTGCGCTGCCCGCCGGGTGCGGACAGCTTGGCCGGCGGCGCCGCCGTCTTCTTCGGTGTCGCCCGCCCGGTGGGGGTGGCCCGGCGGCTGGGCGTCGGCGTCCTCGTGGCCGTCGGCGGGGCCGTGGTCGGCGTGGCGGCCGGGGTCGGTGTCGTGGCGGGAGCCGCCGCCGTGGTGCTCGCGGCGGGCCGGGC includes:
- a CDS encoding thaumatin family protein, which translates into the protein MRHATTRTRHQRRHRARPRWPRTAAALAVVAAVAIAAWLASSQDPGSGGGAPAAARPAASTTAAAPATTPTPAATPTTAPPTATRTPTPSRRATPTGRATPKKTAAPPAKLSAPGGQRSIVIVNRTPQTVWAVATGTAAYPEGRELAPGASTSLLVGNSWGGRIWGRTGCTGDASGRCLTGDCTTTCGGPVTPTTLGEFTFDAFDGMDFYDVSMVDGSNLPMYINISHTTSTDPLTSGGCYHGACTRTVACPTAMQATSGGQVIGCKPPCAAFGGDTYCCRGAWSGRENCLPAKWPVDYTQVFKKAEPYAYSYAFDDSATMACKGACYYRVTFGTS